One Deinococcus psychrotolerans genomic window, TCGCGGACGGCCTGTGGCTGGTGGCGCACCGCCCTCAGGTTTTTCCCGACTGGATCGCCACCTTGCGGCAAGGCTACGCTTCACCGCTCTCGCTGATCGGCGGGGCGCTGCTGGTGTTTCCCAGGCTGGCGCTGGGGTTGTCGGGTTTTGAGACCGGCGTGGTGGTGATGCCGCTGATCAAAGGCGACGAGGGTGACACCGAGACCAAACCGGCGGGCCGCATCCGCAACGGCAAAAAACTGCTGACCACCGCCGCGCTGATCATGAGCGTCTTTTTGCTCACCAGCAGTCTGGTCACGACGCTATTGATTCCCGCCGCCGACTTTCAAGCGGGCGGGCCAGCCAACGGGCGGGCGCTGGCGTACCTGGCCCACCGCCACCTCGGCGAAACCTTCGGCACCTTTTATGACCTCTCGACCATCTTGATCTTGTGGTTCGCGGGCGCGTCGGCGATGGCCGGGCTGCTCAACATCGTGCCGCGCTACTTGCCGCGATACGGCATGGCTCCCGACTGGACTCGGGCCAACCGCCCCCTGGTGCTGGTGTTCGTGGGGATTTCCATTCTGGTGACGCTGGCCTTCCGCGCCAACGTGGACGCGCAGGCGGGCGCTTACGCCACCGGCGTGCTGGCGCTGATGACCTCGGCGGCGGTAGCGGTCACGCTCTCGGCCTTCCGGCATCAGCAGCGGCCCCTGGGCTATGCCTTCGGGTTCATCAGCCTGATTTTTATCTACACCATCAGCGTTACGGTGATCGGCAACCCGGAAGGCCTGTTTATTGCGCTGCTGTTTATCGCGGCGGTGCTGGCCATCAGCCTCTATTCGCGGGTGCAGCGCTCGTTCGAGTTGCGGGTCAGCAGCGTGGTGTTCGACGAATCGGCAATGAAACTCATCAAGTCCTTTCCGATTCGCCCGCTCAGGCTGGTGGCCCACCGCCCCGGCCCCTTTACTCAGGCCGAGTATCAGAAAAAAGAACTCCGCACCCGCCAGATGGCCCACCTGCCCGACGACGCGCCGTTTGTATTTCTGGAAGTGGAGGTAGACGACGCCTCGGATTTCAGCGACGTGGTGGAAGTCAGCGCGGTGATGGTCGGGCCATACGGCATTCTCAAGGCCAGAGGCTCAAGCGTGCCCAACACCATCGCGGCGCTGATGCTGCACCTGCGCGGTAAGGGAGCGCCGCCGCAGGTCTATATGCGCTGGAGCGAGGACAGCCCACTGCATCTGGCCCTCAAATTCCTGATTGAAGGCGAAGGCGACGTGCCGCCCCTGACCCACGAGATCCTGCGCCGCGCCGAGAAAGACCGCGACCGCAGGCCGATTGTGCATGTGGGTGGCTAGCGGGCTGAAGTCTTCCACTGATACAAAGCGTCCCCTTCCATTTAAGAAAGGGGACGTTCTTTTGAAGCGGAATCTAGAAGCGGGGTCAGACTCCCAGATACACCCGCCGAATTTCGGGGTCATCGAGCAGGTCGGCGCTGGGCCCCTCGCGCACCACCGCGCCGAGTTCTAGGACGTAAGAGCGGTCCGTCACCTTCAGCACCTGGCGCACGTTCTGCTCGACTAGCAGCACGGTCAGCCCGAGCTGGCGCAAAGAGGCGATCACCCGCATGACTTCTTTGACCACCAGCGGCGCGAGGCCCAG contains:
- a CDS encoding amino acid transporter — translated: MTPPPVTPNATAATLPPVPSAFKRWLLEGSSPNPDREGFYEDERGVQANHHTHPWWKVMCLTGVDYFSTLGYQPGIAALAAGALSPFATLVLVLVTLFGALPMYRRVAEESPHGDGSISMLERLLSFWPGKFLVLALIGFVATGFVITITLSAADAAAHLTENPLLKSVLGGAQVPVTLCLLALLGAVFLKGFNEAIGIAVVLVIVYLALSGVVVADGLWLVAHRPQVFPDWIATLRQGYASPLSLIGGALLVFPRLALGLSGFETGVVVMPLIKGDEGDTETKPAGRIRNGKKLLTTAALIMSVFLLTSSLVTTLLIPAADFQAGGPANGRALAYLAHRHLGETFGTFYDLSTILILWFAGASAMAGLLNIVPRYLPRYGMAPDWTRANRPLVLVFVGISILVTLAFRANVDAQAGAYATGVLALMTSAAVAVTLSAFRHQQRPLGYAFGFISLIFIYTISVTVIGNPEGLFIALLFIAAVLAISLYSRVQRSFELRVSSVVFDESAMKLIKSFPIRPLRLVAHRPGPFTQAEYQKKELRTRQMAHLPDDAPFVFLEVEVDDASDFSDVVEVSAVMVGPYGILKARGSSVPNTIAALMLHLRGKGAPPQVYMRWSEDSPLHLALKFLIEGEGDVPPLTHEILRRAEKDRDRRPIVHVGG